In uncultured Bacteroides sp., the following proteins share a genomic window:
- a CDS encoding diacylglycerol kinase family protein, with amino-acid sequence MEKFSTKKRLKSFTYAWKGIGSFISKEHNAWIHSAITSAVIICGYIFHITLNEWIAIIICIGVVLAAEAFNTAIERLVNLVSPEQNEMAGDVKDIAAGAVLICAIAAATVGVIIFTPYIVAAF; translated from the coding sequence ATGGAGAAGTTCAGTACAAAGAAACGACTAAAAAGCTTTACCTATGCCTGGAAAGGCATAGGTAGTTTTATTAGTAAAGAACACAATGCATGGATTCACTCCGCTATTACCTCAGCTGTTATTATCTGTGGTTATATATTTCACATCACCTTAAATGAATGGATAGCAATCATAATCTGCATAGGGGTGGTTCTTGCTGCTGAAGCATTCAATACAGCTATCGAACGGCTGGTTAACCTGGTTTCTCCTGAACAAAATGAAATGGCTGGCGATGTGAAAGATATTGCTGCCGGTGCAGTACTGATCTGTGCCATTGCAGCTGCAACAGTTGGCGTCATTATTTTTACGCCTTATATAGTTGCTGCTTTTTAG
- a CDS encoding DUF4301 family protein: MITPQDKELLAKKGISESQIAGQLSCFVKGFPYLKLDAAASAEKGILVLDTHEQKEYLTAWERYINEDRTIVKFVPASGAASRMFKDLFEFLGAEYDEPVKAFEKDFFAHIAYFAFYEDLNAACLKNEKQDISALIASGNYKAVVANLLNEVGLNYGSLPKGLLKFHNYKEGARTPMEEHLVEGALYASAKAGKANVHFTVSTEHRALFEELVAQKVKMYSEKYKVEYHISFSEQKPSTDTIAADMENKPFRSEDGKLLFRPGGHGALIENLNDLVADVVFIKNIDNVVPDNLKGDTILYKKLIAGVLVSLQEQAFKYLKLLDSGKYTAEQIREIIQFVQKKLYCKNPDTKDLEDVDLVLYLKNKLNRPMRVCGMVKNVGEPGGGPFLAYNPDGTISLQILESSQIDMNDVKSKEMFENGTHFNPVDLVCAVRDYKGHKFDLTKFVDPATGFISYKSKNGKDLKALELPGLWNGAMSNWNTVFVEVSLSTFNPVKTVNDLLREQHQNKD; this comes from the coding sequence ATGATTACACCTCAAGACAAAGAACTTCTTGCTAAAAAGGGTATATCAGAATCACAAATTGCCGGACAGCTGTCTTGCTTTGTGAAAGGTTTTCCTTATTTGAAACTAGATGCTGCTGCATCTGCCGAGAAAGGAATTCTGGTACTGGATACTCATGAACAGAAGGAATACCTTACCGCCTGGGAAAGGTATATAAATGAAGATAGAACCATCGTGAAATTTGTTCCTGCCTCTGGCGCAGCAAGTAGAATGTTTAAGGATCTTTTTGAATTTCTGGGAGCTGAATATGACGAACCAGTTAAAGCATTTGAAAAAGATTTCTTTGCTCACATTGCCTATTTTGCTTTCTATGAAGATCTTAATGCTGCTTGTTTGAAGAATGAAAAACAAGATATTTCTGCATTGATTGCTTCGGGCAATTACAAAGCTGTTGTAGCAAATCTTTTAAACGAAGTCGGACTAAATTATGGTTCTCTTCCAAAAGGATTGCTTAAATTCCACAACTATAAAGAGGGAGCACGTACTCCGATGGAAGAACATTTGGTAGAAGGTGCATTGTATGCTTCTGCTAAGGCAGGAAAGGCAAATGTGCATTTTACTGTTTCTACAGAACACCGTGCGCTCTTTGAAGAACTTGTGGCACAGAAAGTAAAAATGTATTCAGAAAAGTATAAAGTGGAATATCACATCTCTTTTTCTGAACAGAAACCCAGCACGGATACAATTGCTGCTGATATGGAAAATAAACCATTCCGTAGTGAAGACGGCAAATTACTGTTCCGTCCGGGAGGTCATGGTGCATTGATTGAGAATCTGAATGATTTGGTTGCCGATGTTGTGTTTATCAAAAACATAGATAATGTGGTGCCGGATAATCTGAAAGGAGATACTATTCTTTATAAAAAACTTATTGCAGGTGTGCTGGTGAGTTTGCAGGAGCAGGCTTTCAAATACCTGAAACTTTTGGATAGTGGTAAATATACTGCCGAACAGATTAGAGAGATTATTCAGTTTGTGCAGAAGAAGTTATATTGTAAGAATCCCGATACTAAAGACCTGGAAGATGTAGACTTGGTTCTTTATCTGAAAAACAAACTAAACCGTCCTATGCGTGTGTGTGGTATGGTGAAGAATGTTGGTGAGCCGGGCGGGGGACCTTTCCTTGCGTATAATCCTGACGGAACAATCTCATTACAGATTCTTGAGAGTTCACAGATTGACATGAACGACGTTAAGTCGAAAGAGATGTTTGAGAATGGAACTCATTTTAATCCGGTAGATTTGGTCTGCGCAGTTCGTGATTACAAAGGACATAAGTTCGACCTGACAAAGTTTGTAGATCCGGCAACAGGTTTCATTTCTTACAAATCAAAGAATGGTAAAGACCTGAAGGCGTTGGAACTTCCTGGCCTTTGGAATGGTGCTATGAGCAACTGGAATACTGTTTTTGTGGAAGTGTCTCTTTCTACATTTAATCCGGTAAAGACGGTGAACGACTTGCTTCGTGAGCAACATCAGAATAAAGATTAG
- a CDS encoding RelA/SpoT family protein, giving the protein MEDTSFFTDKESAELRSLYRRLLYTAGDSISREDIQKLKKHLFEAIQANCMQRNSFDMNPVIRDMQTAVIVSEEIGMKGSCLTGIMLHDMVKYNFCTVESIREMYGEDVAVIIKGLVKTSELYAKSAAIETENFRNLLISFAEDMRVILIMIADRVNIMRQIKDSPNADDRLKVANESAYLYAPLAHKLGLYKLKSELEDLSLKYMRKETYYQIKDKLNETKASRDKYIETFIEPIKKKLLDAGLKFDIKGRTKSIHSIWNKMMKQKTPFEGIYDLFAIRIIIDAELEREKTDCWQAYSIVTDMYQPNPKRLRDWLSIPKSNGYESLHITVMGPEGKWVEVQIRTHRMDEVAERGLAAHWRYKGIKGESGLDEWLTSVREALENSEDDSMKVMDRFKLDLYEDEVFVFTPKGDLFKLPKGATVLDFAFHIHSKIGCKCIGARVNGKNVQLKQILKSGDQVEITTSNTQYPKQDWLNIVTTSKARNKIRQELKEMANKQTEFAKETLQRKFKNRKIDYDEAVMMRLIKKLGFKTVTDFYMKIASETLEVNDILEKYSELLKKETDVHDELTYRSAETYNLQPVVEEKGTKDDVLVIDQNLKGLDFKLAKCCSPIYGDDVFGFVTVSGGIKIHRVDCPNAPQMMERFGYRIVKARWAGKAVGKQYPITLRVVGHDDIGIVTNITSIISKEKDVNLRSIGINSNDGLFSGTLTVTIDDTSRLDALIKKLQGIKGVKQISRN; this is encoded by the coding sequence ATGGAAGATACCTCATTTTTCACAGATAAAGAGTCGGCAGAGCTGCGCTCTTTATACAGAAGATTGCTGTATACGGCTGGAGACAGTATCAGTCGGGAAGATATACAGAAGTTGAAAAAGCACCTTTTTGAGGCAATACAAGCCAACTGCATGCAGCGCAACAGTTTTGACATGAATCCCGTGATAAGAGACATGCAGACAGCAGTCATCGTGTCCGAGGAGATTGGTATGAAGGGCTCTTGTCTCACCGGAATCATGCTTCATGATATGGTGAAATATAATTTCTGCACCGTTGAGTCTATACGTGAAATGTATGGAGAAGACGTGGCTGTTATCATAAAGGGACTTGTTAAGACAAGTGAACTCTACGCAAAAAGTGCGGCAATTGAAACAGAAAACTTTCGTAATTTGCTGATCTCTTTTGCCGAAGATATGCGCGTAATTCTGATCATGATTGCCGACAGGGTGAACATTATGCGTCAGATAAAAGACTCTCCCAATGCAGACGATCGATTGAAAGTAGCCAATGAATCAGCATATCTTTATGCTCCGCTGGCACATAAATTAGGACTGTACAAGTTAAAGTCTGAGCTGGAAGATCTTTCGCTGAAATATATGCGCAAAGAGACTTATTATCAGATTAAAGATAAGCTGAATGAAACAAAGGCATCCCGTGATAAATATATCGAAACCTTTATTGAGCCAATCAAAAAGAAGTTGCTGGATGCCGGACTGAAGTTTGACATTAAGGGGCGTACCAAATCAATTCATTCCATCTGGAATAAGATGATGAAGCAAAAAACTCCTTTTGAAGGCATTTATGATTTGTTTGCCATCCGTATCATCATTGACGCGGAACTTGAACGTGAAAAGACAGATTGCTGGCAGGCTTATTCCATTGTTACGGATATGTATCAGCCAAACCCGAAACGTTTGCGCGACTGGCTTTCCATTCCTAAAAGCAACGGATACGAGTCTCTGCACATCACAGTAATGGGACCAGAAGGCAAATGGGTAGAAGTTCAGATCAGAACTCACCGCATGGACGAGGTAGCCGAACGTGGTCTGGCTGCCCATTGGAGATATAAAGGAATCAAAGGAGAAAGCGGGCTGGATGAATGGCTTACCTCAGTAAGGGAAGCTTTAGAGAATAGCGAAGACGATTCTATGAAAGTAATGGATCGGTTTAAGCTCGATCTGTATGAAGATGAAGTATTTGTCTTCACCCCGAAAGGAGATTTGTTTAAACTACCCAAAGGTGCTACTGTACTGGACTTTGCTTTTCACATTCACAGCAAAATTGGATGCAAATGTATTGGTGCGAGGGTGAACGGCAAGAATGTTCAGCTGAAACAGATTCTTAAAAGTGGAGATCAGGTAGAAATTACAACCTCCAACACACAATACCCAAAGCAGGATTGGCTTAACATAGTAACGACCTCTAAGGCCCGGAATAAGATTCGTCAGGAGCTGAAGGAGATGGCCAACAAACAAACTGAATTTGCCAAAGAGACATTGCAAAGGAAGTTCAAGAATCGCAAGATTGACTACGATGAAGCAGTGATGATGCGATTGATAAAGAAGCTGGGATTCAAAACGGTAACAGACTTCTACATGAAGATTGCCAGCGAAACACTGGAAGTTAATGATATTCTGGAGAAATACTCCGAGCTCTTGAAAAAGGAAACGGATGTACACGATGAACTTACCTACCGAAGTGCCGAGACTTATAATCTTCAACCAGTAGTGGAAGAGAAGGGTACTAAGGATGATGTGCTGGTAATTGATCAGAATCTGAAAGGGCTGGACTTTAAATTGGCAAAATGCTGTAGTCCAATCTATGGTGACGATGTATTTGGCTTTGTTACTGTATCCGGAGGTATTAAAATTCACCGTGTAGATTGTCCCAATGCTCCACAAATGATGGAACGCTTTGGTTACCGTATTGTTAAGGCTCGATGGGCAGGAAAAGCTGTGGGCAAACAATATCCTATCACTCTTAGGGTTGTAGGACATGACGATATTGGAATTGTGACAAACATCACCTCTATCATTTCAAAAGAGAAGGATGTTAATCTGAGATCTATTGGAATTAATTCCAACGACGGACTTTTCTCGGGAACACTAACTGTTACCATTGACGATACCTCACGACTGGATGCACTGATCAAGAAACTTCAGGGCATAAAAGGCGTTAAGCAGATAAGCAGAAACTAA
- a CDS encoding glycoside hydrolase family 95 protein: MRTTPYKLLVCLFALLAATAIPVTAKKIENIPDPNLRLHYNSPAKLWEETLPLGNGRLGMMPDGGIDKERIVLNDISMWSGSEANYNNPEAATYLPQIRELLLQGKNEEAQEVMYKHFVPVKPEKGGTYGNFQMLGNLDISYSYKKEAKKNSPEYNREDTYERELDLSNAVAKTSFYKNGVAYLREYFVSRTKDVIIIRISAPDVLGAISFKAMFNRPERASVNAEKNQLVMEGTLDSGVQGKDGVSFLAKLRAKTHGGTVSVSNDGLEVKNANSVELYISAGTDFNLGNQQYKSLVDPLMAKAFSASYNALKKEHTEDYASLFNRVDVKIGNSGPTTTNEQQKLQLTTDERIRLFQKDDDPALAALYMQYGRYLFISSTRPGTLPPNLQGLWANTIGTPWNGDYHLNINIQMNYWLMEPGNLADLFQPLVSFTDSLTASGKASAQAFYGKDAKGWVAHMMTNVWKFTAPGEHPSWGATNTGGAWLCAHLWDHYLFLGDNRTEDGRSYLKQIYPIIKGASEFFLSTMIEEPTHGWLVTAPSSSPENSFYVNEGGKEVSICMGPTMDNELIRELFSNVIKASKILECDEDYRNQLAAATLKLPPFQISKDGYLMEWLEDYKETDVHHRHVSHLYGLHPGNQITLSQTPELAEACKVTLNRRGDEATGWSRAWKLNFWARLGDGNRAYKLFKSLLTPSYEPETPDKRGGGTFPNLFCAHPPFQIDGNFGGSAGIMEMLLQSHEGFINLLPAIPSSWTEGSFNGLRARNGATVDVTWSNGKPTLCVIQSAYGGVYKLKVPENITKVQVKGKEVKKTFSNQKFIEIPIEKGGKTELNFM, from the coding sequence ATGAGAACAACACCTTATAAGCTTCTTGTCTGCTTATTTGCTCTACTTGCTGCAACAGCTATTCCTGTTACTGCAAAGAAAATTGAGAATATTCCCGACCCCAATCTTCGCCTGCATTACAACTCTCCGGCCAAACTATGGGAAGAAACCCTGCCACTGGGAAACGGACGTCTGGGAATGATGCCCGACGGGGGAATCGATAAGGAACGTATTGTATTAAATGATATCTCCATGTGGTCGGGCTCGGAGGCAAATTACAACAATCCCGAGGCGGCAACTTATCTGCCTCAAATAAGAGAACTTCTGTTGCAAGGCAAGAACGAGGAAGCACAGGAAGTAATGTATAAGCACTTTGTTCCTGTTAAACCGGAAAAAGGTGGTACTTACGGTAATTTTCAGATGCTGGGAAATCTGGATATAAGCTATTCGTACAAAAAGGAAGCTAAAAAGAATTCACCGGAATACAACAGAGAAGATACATACGAACGTGAATTAGACTTGAGCAATGCAGTTGCCAAGACTTCTTTTTATAAGAATGGTGTTGCATACCTGCGTGAATATTTTGTTTCCAGAACCAAAGATGTGATAATTATCAGAATAAGCGCCCCCGATGTACTGGGTGCAATTTCTTTCAAAGCAATGTTCAATCGCCCCGAAAGAGCAAGTGTTAATGCAGAAAAGAATCAGCTGGTAATGGAAGGTACACTGGATAGCGGAGTGCAAGGCAAGGATGGTGTATCTTTTCTGGCTAAACTCAGAGCTAAAACCCATGGAGGAACTGTTTCAGTAAGTAATGATGGTCTGGAAGTAAAGAATGCAAATAGTGTTGAACTGTATATCTCTGCCGGAACTGACTTCAATCTTGGCAACCAGCAATACAAATCGTTGGTTGATCCGCTCATGGCTAAGGCGTTTTCCGCTTCATACAATGCACTGAAAAAGGAACATACTGAAGATTATGCCTCACTATTCAACCGGGTAGACGTTAAAATAGGAAATTCTGGCCCGACGACAACAAATGAACAACAGAAGTTACAGCTGACAACCGACGAGCGCATCCGTCTATTCCAGAAGGATGACGATCCAGCACTGGCTGCTCTCTACATGCAATACGGACGCTACCTGTTTATAAGCAGCACACGCCCCGGCACTCTCCCACCCAACTTGCAGGGATTGTGGGCAAATACAATTGGTACGCCATGGAACGGCGATTATCACCTGAACATTAATATTCAGATGAATTACTGGCTGATGGAACCGGGCAATCTTGCCGATTTATTCCAGCCTCTTGTGTCGTTTACAGACAGTCTCACCGCATCGGGCAAAGCTTCGGCTCAGGCTTTTTATGGGAAAGATGCCAAAGGATGGGTAGCACATATGATGACCAATGTATGGAAATTTACCGCTCCGGGCGAACATCCTTCGTGGGGAGCAACGAATACCGGTGGAGCATGGCTCTGTGCTCATTTATGGGATCATTATCTATTCCTGGGAGATAACAGAACTGAAGACGGCCGTTCTTATCTGAAACAAATTTATCCGATAATAAAGGGAGCGTCCGAGTTTTTCCTTTCAACAATGATAGAAGAACCTACCCACGGCTGGCTGGTTACTGCGCCTAGTTCATCTCCGGAAAACAGTTTTTATGTGAATGAAGGTGGCAAAGAAGTAAGCATTTGTATGGGACCAACCATGGATAACGAACTGATTCGTGAGCTTTTCTCAAACGTGATAAAAGCATCAAAGATTCTGGAATGTGATGAAGATTACAGAAATCAGCTTGCTGCTGCAACATTGAAACTACCTCCGTTCCAGATAAGCAAGGACGGCTATCTGATGGAATGGCTGGAAGATTACAAAGAAACGGATGTGCATCATCGACATGTGTCTCATCTTTATGGTCTGCACCCGGGAAATCAGATTACGCTGAGCCAAACACCCGAGCTGGCCGAGGCTTGCAAGGTAACCCTTAACCGTAGAGGTGACGAGGCAACGGGATGGTCACGCGCATGGAAACTTAATTTCTGGGCACGACTGGGAGATGGCAACCGTGCTTACAAGCTGTTCAAGAGCTTGCTCACTCCAAGTTATGAGCCCGAAACACCGGACAAAAGAGGTGGAGGTACATTCCCTAACCTATTCTGCGCACATCCTCCTTTCCAGATTGACGGAAACTTTGGCGGATCAGCCGGAATCATGGAGATGTTGCTGCAAAGCCACGAAGGATTTATCAATCTGCTCCCTGCAATACCAAGCAGTTGGACAGAAGGTAGTTTCAATGGACTGAGAGCCCGTAACGGGGCAACGGTAGATGTTACGTGGAGCAATGGAAAACCGACACTGTGCGTTATTCAATCTGCTTATGGTGGAGTCTATAAACTAAAGGTTCCTGAGAATATTACAAAAGTACAGGTTAAAGGAAAAGAAGTTAAGAAAACCTTCAGCAATCAGAAATTTATTGAAATTCCTATTGAAAAAGGTGGAAAGACAGAGCTTAATTTTATGTAA
- a CDS encoding glycosyltransferase 87 family protein, with the protein MDRKKTSFFYNLLFRDYRFIFTIWIITALTCGVLKYFRGSYNYYRILKNLFWHTFHQLPLYKQYPNEYFDVTHYGVFFSSLISPFSVLPDILGVALWVSANAWLLFYAIRKLAFSRNQHLFVYLFCIMELFNSLASQQFNVGIAAIIILSYHLIGQKKDFWAAFFIMLGTFTKIYGIVGLAFLPFSRNKTRLLSSCLCWGAVMFFMPMFYTSPDYVLTQYHSWIINLIEKHHQNLFAYYQNISLLGMVRKISGSSSYSDIWLILSGLILFCIPYFRIKQYRSKSFRMMALASTLLFVVLFSTASESSSYIIAMIGIAIWYLKTPSETKTLNLTLLIFAFFLTGLSSSNLFPAEVRKTFIFPFALKSLPCILIWLKICYEMTFLNFCLKEGIPRREESPRLVPNTNNEIDIVLYCYNPPANWQDTLHENTREMNKAFPDKVFHVIVVNDGSTIHMDNAEIEKFKTIMPRAQLISYTESRGKGYAIRKGMESACSSMSIYSDWTLPYDKESLGAVFHKLEEGYDVVVAARANHYFRHFNLNTLHSYMSILTRTLNWIVLGIRFSNIQGAVKGMNRKGKELFLKTTINHYLFDTEFVFMASRERDLHICEVKANLRKGAYVSFMGIKVVGREITNFVRIALK; encoded by the coding sequence ATGGATAGGAAAAAGACGTCGTTTTTTTATAATCTCTTATTCAGAGACTATCGTTTTATATTTACGATATGGATTATTACAGCTTTAACATGTGGCGTTCTGAAATACTTCAGGGGATCATATAACTATTATCGCATTCTTAAAAATCTGTTCTGGCACACCTTTCATCAGTTACCTCTCTATAAACAATATCCCAATGAATATTTTGACGTCACTCATTATGGCGTATTTTTCAGTTCATTGATATCGCCATTCTCTGTTCTTCCCGATATTCTGGGCGTAGCGCTGTGGGTATCGGCCAATGCATGGTTGCTTTTTTATGCAATACGGAAGCTGGCATTCAGCAGAAATCAACATTTATTTGTCTATCTTTTCTGCATCATGGAGCTATTCAACTCCCTTGCTTCGCAACAATTCAATGTAGGAATAGCCGCCATCATCATCTTATCATACCATCTGATTGGGCAGAAAAAAGATTTTTGGGCAGCTTTCTTTATCATGCTGGGAACTTTTACCAAAATATATGGAATTGTGGGACTTGCATTCCTGCCCTTTTCAAGGAATAAAACAAGATTACTATCTTCATGCCTTTGTTGGGGTGCTGTTATGTTTTTCATGCCCATGTTCTATACTTCACCAGATTATGTGCTGACACAATATCACTCGTGGATAATAAATCTGATTGAAAAACATCATCAGAATCTTTTTGCTTATTACCAGAATATATCCTTACTGGGAATGGTTAGGAAAATAAGTGGCAGCAGTAGTTATTCAGACATCTGGCTGATTCTTTCAGGGCTCATATTATTCTGTATCCCCTATTTTAGAATCAAGCAATACCGCTCTAAGAGTTTCAGAATGATGGCACTGGCATCCACATTACTCTTTGTAGTACTGTTTAGCACGGCAAGCGAGTCCAGTTCTTACATTATTGCTATGATAGGAATTGCTATTTGGTATCTTAAGACTCCTTCCGAGACCAAAACATTAAACCTCACTCTTCTCATATTTGCCTTTTTCCTTACCGGATTATCGAGCAGTAATCTGTTCCCGGCCGAGGTACGAAAGACATTCATATTCCCGTTTGCACTAAAATCTTTGCCTTGTATACTTATCTGGCTAAAGATTTGTTATGAGATGACTTTCCTTAATTTCTGTCTGAAAGAAGGAATTCCAAGAAGAGAAGAAAGTCCGCGTTTAGTGCCAAACACCAATAATGAGATTGACATTGTTCTGTACTGTTACAATCCTCCGGCTAACTGGCAGGATACGCTTCACGAGAACACGAGAGAAATGAATAAGGCCTTCCCCGATAAAGTATTTCACGTGATAGTTGTAAACGATGGGTCTACCATTCACATGGACAATGCTGAGATAGAAAAGTTTAAAACTATAATGCCTCGGGCACAGCTTATTAGTTACACCGAAAGCAGAGGAAAAGGATACGCCATAAGAAAAGGGATGGAAAGTGCTTGCTCTTCCATGAGTATCTATTCAGACTGGACTCTTCCGTATGATAAGGAAAGCCTTGGGGCAGTGTTCCATAAGTTAGAGGAAGGATATGACGTAGTGGTGGCCGCACGAGCCAATCACTATTTCAGGCATTTCAACCTGAACACCTTACACAGCTATATGTCCATCCTTACACGAACACTGAACTGGATTGTTCTGGGCATAAGATTCAGCAACATTCAGGGAGCTGTAAAGGGAATGAACAGGAAAGGGAAAGAGCTTTTTTTGAAAACCACCATTAACCATTATCTTTTCGATACAGAATTTGTTTTCATGGCATCAAGAGAGCGCGATCTGCATATTTGTGAGGTAAAAGCAAACCTACGCAAGGGAGCTTATGTCTCTTTTATGGGCATAAAGGTCGTGGGGCGTGAAATAACTAATTTTGTACGTATAGCACTGAAATAA
- a CDS encoding iron-containing alcohol dehydrogenase, protein MKNFIFQNPTKLIFGKGMIASLANEIPADKRIMITFGGGSVKANGVYTQVTEALKNHNTIEFWGIEPNPSIETLRKAVELGKMEKVDYLLAVGGGSVIDGTKLIAAGLLYDGDAWDLVLNSKLIAGAVPFATVLTLPATGSEMNSGAVISCKTTKEKYAFGYAFPVFSILDPEVTFSLPPRQVACGIADTFVHVVEQYMTVVGQSRLMDRWAEGILQTLVEIAPKIKENQTNYDLMADFMLSATMALNGFIAQGVSQDWATHMIGHELTALHGLTHGASLAIVYPGTLRVLKEKKGDKILQFGERVWGITEGSREQRIDSAIERTENFFRSLGLSTRLHEENIDNATIDEIERRFNERRMAYGENADVTGAVAKKILKSCLLSQPTGE, encoded by the coding sequence ATGAAGAACTTTATTTTTCAGAATCCCACAAAATTAATCTTTGGTAAAGGAATGATTGCTTCTTTGGCAAATGAAATTCCTGCTGATAAACGAATAATGATCACCTTTGGCGGTGGCAGTGTAAAAGCAAACGGTGTTTACACACAGGTAACCGAGGCGCTAAAGAATCATAACACTATTGAATTCTGGGGCATAGAGCCTAATCCTTCCATAGAAACGTTGCGCAAGGCCGTTGAACTAGGTAAAATGGAGAAAGTTGACTATCTGCTGGCTGTAGGTGGCGGTTCGGTTATTGACGGAACCAAACTTATTGCTGCAGGCCTGCTTTATGATGGTGATGCATGGGACTTAGTTTTGAACAGCAAACTTATTGCGGGAGCTGTACCTTTTGCTACGGTTCTCACATTACCGGCCACTGGTTCCGAAATGAATAGTGGGGCTGTAATTTCCTGTAAAACTACAAAAGAAAAATATGCTTTCGGATATGCATTTCCTGTATTTTCAATTCTTGATCCAGAAGTAACTTTTTCACTTCCTCCTCGTCAGGTAGCATGTGGTATTGCCGATACTTTTGTTCACGTGGTAGAGCAGTACATGACTGTTGTAGGTCAATCCAGACTAATGGACCGATGGGCTGAAGGTATTCTTCAGACTTTGGTTGAGATTGCACCGAAAATAAAAGAGAACCAGACAAATTATGATCTGATGGCCGATTTTATGCTTTCTGCAACTATGGCTTTGAATGGTTTTATTGCGCAGGGAGTATCGCAGGACTGGGCCACTCACATGATTGGTCATGAGCTTACAGCGCTTCACGGATTGACTCACGGTGCATCACTTGCCATTGTTTATCCAGGAACACTTAGGGTGCTTAAAGAAAAGAAAGGGGATAAGATTCTGCAGTTTGGTGAACGAGTTTGGGGCATTACTGAAGGGTCTCGTGAACAACGGATTGATTCTGCCATTGAGAGAACTGAGAATTTCTTCCGTTCGTTGGGTTTGTCCACTCGTTTGCACGAAGAAAATATAGACAATGCCACTATTGATGAAATTGAACGCAGATTTAACGAAAGAAGAATGGCTTATGGTGAAAATGCTGACGTTACGGGTGCTGTAGCGAAAAAGATATTGAAGAGCTGTCTGTTAAGTCAGCCAACAGGGGAATAG
- a CDS encoding DedA family protein, translating to MEYLQFIIDFALHIDTQLPLLVEQYGLLIYAILFFLIFCETGLVVTPFLPGDSLLFVAGTLASISTNNMNVHLLVLMLIAAAVLGDASNYIIGRFFGAKLFSNPNSRIFKQKYLDQTHAFYEKHGGKTIILARFVPIVRTFAPFVAGMGRMSYRHFAHYNIVGGVIWVALITYIGYFLGSLDIVQHNLKFLIVAIVVVSVLPAIIEIWKNKRKNKAA from the coding sequence ATGGAATATCTTCAATTCATTATAGATTTTGCACTTCACATAGATACTCAATTGCCTTTATTAGTTGAACAATATGGCCTCTTAATTTACGCAATTCTTTTTTTCCTTATTTTCTGTGAAACCGGACTTGTAGTAACTCCTTTTCTGCCCGGCGATTCTTTACTATTCGTGGCAGGAACACTAGCTTCCATATCTACCAATAACATGAATGTCCATTTACTTGTATTGATGCTTATTGCAGCAGCTGTACTTGGAGATGCATCCAATTATATTATCGGACGTTTTTTTGGAGCAAAGCTATTTAGCAACCCCAATTCCAGGATATTTAAACAGAAATATCTGGATCAGACTCATGCCTTTTATGAAAAGCATGGTGGAAAGACCATTATCTTAGCTCGCTTTGTACCTATTGTCCGTACATTTGCTCCATTCGTTGCAGGTATGGGACGAATGAGCTACCGTCATTTTGCCCACTATAATATTGTTGGAGGAGTAATCTGGGTAGCATTAATCACTTACATTGGATATTTCCTAGGAAGCCTGGACATTGTTCAGCATAACTTAAAGTTTTTAATCGTGGCAATTGTTGTTGTATCAGTACTTCCTGCCATAATTGAAATCTGGAAAAACAAGCGTAAAAACAAGGCTGCTTAA